The proteins below come from a single Verrucomicrobiota bacterium genomic window:
- a CDS encoding polysaccharide biosynthesis/export family protein, whose amino-acid sequence MKHSAATGFYLMKMARASTAVFILALAIGCKTTGPTFDPRSNQAGAEMIKFVSVGETNQIKPEWLMPPKKLFRLGPGDKIEIEVIGMTGSRTTTFICPDGKIYYDLLPGLEVWGLTLPEVKQLLETKLAAYYQHPQVAVNLRGVESKRIWVLGRLNKCGLFPLNGPMTVIEAIAQAGGLFTSRFSGTTEELADLNHSFLIRNGEMLPVNFKRLLREGDTSQNVYLEPDDFLFLPSSLSQEVYVLGAVNRPAPMGFVDNMSLASAIAKALGTQPEAQLSHVAIVRGALAEPKIAIVDFAAIMSGRQPDVRLEPHDIIFVPATPYRTLERYTKMITDTFVRTVAANEGGHAGARSFQGIGVSNQIR is encoded by the coding sequence GCAACCGGCTTCTACCTGATGAAAATGGCACGCGCCTCCACAGCGGTTTTCATCCTCGCTCTCGCCATCGGCTGCAAGACGACCGGTCCGACTTTTGATCCGCGAAGCAACCAGGCTGGTGCCGAGATGATCAAGTTCGTCTCGGTCGGCGAGACGAACCAGATCAAACCCGAGTGGCTAATGCCGCCGAAGAAGCTGTTCCGTCTCGGCCCCGGCGACAAGATTGAGATCGAAGTGATTGGCATGACAGGCAGCCGCACAACCACCTTTATCTGCCCGGACGGAAAAATCTATTACGATCTTCTCCCCGGGCTGGAGGTGTGGGGCTTAACGCTGCCAGAGGTGAAACAGTTACTCGAAACGAAACTGGCCGCCTACTATCAACATCCCCAAGTCGCGGTGAATTTGCGCGGCGTCGAAAGCAAGCGCATTTGGGTGTTGGGTCGGCTCAACAAATGCGGCTTGTTTCCACTTAACGGTCCGATGACGGTGATTGAGGCGATCGCGCAAGCGGGCGGGCTGTTCACCTCGCGCTTCAGCGGTACGACTGAGGAACTCGCGGATCTCAATCATAGTTTCCTCATTCGCAACGGGGAGATGTTGCCCGTCAATTTTAAGCGTCTGCTGCGCGAAGGCGATACGTCGCAGAATGTGTATCTGGAACCGGACGATTTCCTCTTTCTCCCCTCGTCGCTTTCCCAAGAAGTCTATGTGCTGGGTGCCGTCAATCGCCCTGCACCAATGGGCTTTGTGGATAACATGAGCCTGGCGTCTGCCATCGCGAAAGCGCTTGGGACGCAGCCGGAAGCGCAGCTCTCACATGTGGCGATTGTGCGCGGTGCATTGGCCGAGCCGAAGATCGCTATTGTGGACTTTGCAGCTATTATGAGTGGTCGGCAGCCGGATGTGCGGCTGGAGCCGCATGACATTATTTTTGTGCCAGCCACGCCGTATCGCACGCTGGAAAGGTACACCAAAATGATCACCGATACATTTGTGCGCACCGTTGCGGCGAATGAAGGTGGGCATGCTGGCGCACGCAGTTTTCAAGGCATCGGTGTTAGCAATCAAATCAGATAA
- a CDS encoding uridine kinase, with protein MKVTLIAIAGGSGSGKTWLARELQHRLEPLAAILSLDDFYADLSHLVPSERAARNFDDPEAIDWALFQQCLEGILRGHPVWLPQYDFTTHTRKSRPRRWPPKPVVLVEGLWPWRHARLRALYALKVFRAETEETRFNRRLARDIEKRGRTPDSVRQQWSGQVQPMYARFIHPQMRSADVTLSANIPEWRLVRLTQKIQRFAEG; from the coding sequence ATGAAGGTCACCCTGATAGCCATCGCCGGCGGCAGCGGGTCGGGCAAGACCTGGCTGGCGCGAGAACTGCAACATCGCCTCGAACCACTGGCGGCCATTCTCTCGCTCGACGATTTCTATGCAGATCTCTCACACTTGGTGCCATCGGAACGGGCTGCCAGAAACTTTGACGACCCCGAGGCGATTGACTGGGCGTTGTTTCAGCAGTGCCTGGAAGGCATTCTTCGTGGTCATCCCGTCTGGCTGCCGCAATACGATTTCACCACGCACACCCGCAAGTCCCGCCCGCGCCGCTGGCCGCCAAAACCCGTGGTGCTGGTGGAAGGACTCTGGCCCTGGCGGCATGCCAGACTACGGGCGCTTTATGCGTTGAAGGTGTTTCGTGCGGAAACAGAGGAAACCCGCTTTAATCGGCGACTGGCGCGCGACATTGAGAAGCGCGGACGCACCCCGGACTCCGTCCGGCAACAATGGAGCGGACAGGTGCAGCCAATGTATGCGCGTTTTATCCACCCGCAAATGCGCAGCGCCGATGTGACGCTGTCGGCCAATATACCAGAATGGCGGCTGGTACGGTTGACGCAGAAGATTCAGCGGTTCGCCGAAGGGTGA
- a CDS encoding sugar transferase, whose protein sequence is MQTNEPSGPLSPNLERANETSEHRSRRPALPALTEQEMRERLMQRLLTAQTPLGRVRLNARVQWKYLSWQVVMNGTHALKRIFDIGVSLIAIIFLAPVFLVIGALVKSDGGPVFFRQTRIGRYGREFEMLKFRSMVMDAEAKLASLLAKNEKASGVTFKMKDDPRITKVGRILRKTSLDELPQLWNVLRGEMSLVGPRPPVPREVALYTLADRRRLLITPGITCLWQVGERQGGLFEIGDRNIIDFPEQVSLDVRYIESQSFWNDVWILLKTVPAILFGKGM, encoded by the coding sequence ATGCAAACCAATGAACCTTCTGGCCCGTTGTCGCCCAATTTGGAGCGAGCGAATGAAACTTCCGAACACCGCTCCCGCCGCCCGGCCTTGCCAGCCCTGACCGAGCAGGAAATGCGCGAACGGCTCATGCAACGACTGCTTACGGCGCAAACGCCATTGGGCCGTGTCCGGCTGAACGCCCGCGTCCAGTGGAAATATCTCTCCTGGCAGGTGGTGATGAACGGCACGCACGCGCTGAAACGCATCTTCGATATCGGTGTCAGCCTGATTGCCATTATTTTCCTGGCCCCGGTATTTCTGGTCATCGGCGCCTTGGTGAAATCCGACGGCGGGCCGGTCTTTTTTCGGCAAACCCGCATTGGCCGTTACGGTCGCGAGTTTGAAATGCTGAAGTTCCGTTCCATGGTCATGGATGCCGAAGCGAAACTGGCGTCGCTGCTGGCGAAGAACGAGAAAGCATCCGGTGTGACGTTCAAGATGAAGGACGACCCGAGAATCACCAAGGTCGGGCGCATCCTGCGCAAGACTTCGCTGGATGAGTTGCCGCAATTGTGGAACGTGCTGCGTGGCGAGATGTCGCTGGTCGGCCCCCGGCCTCCGGTGCCGCGTGAGGTGGCTCTCTACACTTTGGCGGATCGGCGACGGCTGTTGATAACGCCTGGAATTACGTGTCTCTGGCAAGTGGGCGAACGGCAGGGCGGCCTCTTTGAAATCGGCGACCGGAACATTATTGATTTTCCCGAGCAGGTGAGTCTTGACGTGCGCTACATCGAGAGCCAAAGCTTCTGGAATGATGTCTGGATTCTGTTGAAGACCGTGCCCGCAATCCTATTTGGCAAGGGAATGTAA